From a region of the Rouxiella sp. S1S-2 genome:
- a CDS encoding TetR family transcriptional regulator C-terminal domain-containing protein: MNSEISTSRVRVARERTMESIHAAAIAEFSEKGFLGATTQAIAQRAGMKKTQLHYYIAGKEELYEELLQKVLSVWAEIIQFDDSLVEPEAVLGRYIRNKMNFSFRQPELSRIFTSEVLGGGHHLHKYWPSAIANIINKENLINQWIEQGKIRPLDARLFIMNIWAVTQYYADFAVQVNHMYRDISSSEENREHIISEVTTLILRGCAL, encoded by the coding sequence ATGAACAGTGAAATCAGCACCAGTCGAGTCAGGGTAGCCCGTGAACGCACAATGGAAAGCATTCACGCGGCAGCCATCGCGGAATTCAGCGAAAAAGGATTTTTAGGCGCAACCACGCAAGCGATTGCGCAGCGAGCAGGAATGAAAAAAACTCAGCTTCACTATTATATTGCCGGTAAAGAGGAGCTTTATGAGGAGCTGCTGCAGAAGGTGTTAAGCGTTTGGGCCGAGATCATTCAGTTTGATGACAGTCTGGTAGAGCCCGAGGCGGTACTTGGCCGCTATATCCGCAACAAGATGAATTTCTCGTTTCGTCAGCCCGAGCTTTCGCGCATTTTTACCAGTGAAGTCCTCGGCGGCGGGCACCATTTGCACAAGTATTGGCCCAGCGCGATTGCCAATATCATCAATAAAGAAAACCTGATTAATCAGTGGATTGAACAAGGAAAAATCCGACCGCTCGATGCGCGACTGTTTATTATGAACATCTGGGCAGTGACCCAGTACTATGCCGATTTTGCGGTTCAGGTTAACCATATGTATCGCGATATCAGCAGCAGCGAAGAGAACCGTGAGCACATTATTAGTGAAGTCACGACGCTGATTCTGCGGGGTTGTGCACTCTAA
- a CDS encoding HdeD family acid-resistance protein: protein MARLVLLLLGVDYLRDRWRSIMAMGVLWWVSGIAIFVDGLDNAISFPIDFFAWLLMIDGFFTLTVAWAGVGGQKTLRYVKGVVVVLCAGLILAGHHHGHFILSMLFGFLFLADGLLQLTSAWVVRYRRWRAAAIGGMVEILLAVFFFQPYPTNYIGTLPYFLGLFLFFAGLNFLRIAMSVRKMTVNPAFIAVGNPLIGSKLPPKIDNENSFTNDSASTSVKALTVHIWTPTGSSKAPARGQMIVGRYIAAVDINGVISTGHSALESPEGIYISLYPKDEIDRSSSSFASLLRATPENNVAGRFLPDYKTEAKEWCASTVQVMIKNYNAEKLNQFWQRYQKDSTYNLTYRNCSSTVARALDAAIEGAVARSMGNGPLVMLLLLLTPELWVASQIRMRALTMAWTPGLTLDYARALSMLVDPRQVSWFRLARHAFNRIKLLRKEWRHDDRAAKSSTSAPE from the coding sequence ATGGCTCGACTTGTTTTACTGCTGCTTGGCGTTGACTATTTACGAGACCGCTGGCGTAGCATAATGGCGATGGGCGTTTTATGGTGGGTCAGCGGCATTGCCATTTTTGTCGATGGACTCGATAACGCGATCAGTTTCCCGATCGACTTCTTTGCCTGGCTGTTGATGATCGACGGTTTCTTTACCCTCACCGTTGCCTGGGCCGGCGTGGGCGGGCAAAAGACCCTACGCTATGTGAAAGGAGTGGTCGTGGTGCTGTGCGCGGGGCTCATTCTTGCCGGTCATCATCACGGTCATTTTATTCTGTCGATGCTGTTTGGCTTTTTGTTTCTGGCCGACGGGCTGCTGCAGCTCACTTCAGCGTGGGTTGTGCGCTACCGCCGTTGGCGAGCAGCCGCGATTGGCGGCATGGTTGAAATTCTGCTTGCGGTGTTTTTTTTCCAACCTTATCCCACCAACTACATTGGCACGCTGCCGTATTTCCTGGGATTATTTCTGTTTTTCGCCGGTCTTAACTTTTTGCGCATTGCCATGAGCGTGCGAAAAATGACCGTCAATCCAGCGTTTATTGCCGTCGGAAACCCACTTATCGGCTCTAAACTGCCGCCTAAAATCGATAATGAAAACTCTTTCACCAACGACAGCGCATCAACCTCGGTCAAGGCGTTGACGGTCCACATCTGGACGCCAACCGGCAGTTCGAAAGCGCCGGCTCGCGGTCAGATGATTGTCGGGCGTTATATCGCTGCCGTGGATATCAACGGGGTCATATCTACCGGACATTCTGCACTTGAATCCCCGGAAGGCATTTATATCAGCCTCTATCCCAAAGATGAGATTGACCGTTCCAGCAGTTCGTTTGCCAGCCTGCTGCGCGCCACGCCGGAAAATAACGTAGCGGGCCGCTTTTTGCCGGACTACAAAACTGAGGCAAAAGAGTGGTGTGCCTCAACCGTGCAGGTGATGATTAAAAATTATAATGCTGAAAAATTGAATCAGTTTTGGCAGCGTTATCAAAAGGATTCAACCTATAATTTGACCTATCGCAACTGCTCAAGCACAGTTGCGCGCGCGCTGGATGCGGCCATTGAGGGCGCGGTGGCGCGTTCGATGGGCAACGGGCCGCTGGTGATGCTACTTCTGCTGTTGACACCCGAACTGTGGGTTGCATCGCAAATAAGAATGCGAGCGCTGACCATGGCCTGGACGCCGGGCCTGACGCTAGACTATGCCAGAGCGCTGAGCATGCTGGTCGACCCGCGTCAAGTTTCGTGGTTTCGCCTGGCGAGACACGCCTTTAATCGCATCAAGCTGCTCAGAAAGGAGTGGCGACATGACGATCGCGCGGCTAAAAGTTCCACTTCGGCGCCCGAATAG
- a CDS encoding iron ABC transporter permease: MNKNSLLPVFTGGALLLLVAVPVTFVLLQALFPHLDAGRFSSPFSAFVRLFTDPQFSSLLGGTVKLGLGVALSSALIGIPLGTLRGLFVLPYARLWDALFLIPFLFPPYLAALSWMLALQSRGYVQQLLGIDLNNFLFSLSGMVFVMTLNVFPVVYFAVSRSMAASGSRLADVARVHGAGPWRAFIRITLPLALPSMASSLLLAFTLAIEEYGVPAALGTRSGIEVLTTGIEQRLADWPIDMPGAAGLSVILVAIACCAYCVQRAIIGARNVETTSGKPTDAVPKSLGRGHYPVIALFVMVTTVAVALPLASMLATAFTRTLSGGLSVGNFTLRHFEALFDVQGDALGALGTSLSLALFTALIVGIVGLLAAWLVVAQRVRFAACIDALSLFPAALPGIVVGVGLILAWNRSFWPITPYNTWGILLLAYCCLLLPYPVRYVSAAIKQIGENLDAAARVHGASAAQALRLIMLPLVWPSLLAAMMMVFAVASRELVTSLLLAPAGVQTVSVFVWRQFEQGSVGDGMAMASLAVILTLTVMLFAVRLQNRQVH; the protein is encoded by the coding sequence ATGAACAAAAATTCGCTGCTGCCGGTGTTTACTGGCGGCGCACTGCTGCTATTGGTTGCCGTTCCCGTGACTTTTGTGCTGCTGCAGGCCCTATTTCCGCATCTCGATGCGGGCCGTTTCAGCTCACCGTTTAGCGCCTTTGTCAGGCTGTTTACCGACCCACAATTTTCCTCTCTGCTCGGTGGAACCGTTAAACTGGGACTCGGTGTGGCACTGTCTAGTGCGCTGATAGGTATCCCATTGGGCACCCTACGTGGCCTGTTTGTTTTGCCCTATGCCCGTCTTTGGGACGCGCTGTTTCTGATCCCTTTTTTGTTTCCGCCTTATCTTGCAGCGCTGTCGTGGATGCTGGCGCTGCAGTCGCGCGGCTATGTGCAGCAGCTGCTAGGGATTGATCTTAACAACTTTCTGTTTTCGCTGTCGGGTATGGTGTTTGTCATGACGCTTAACGTATTCCCAGTGGTCTATTTTGCCGTTTCGCGCAGTATGGCGGCCAGCGGAAGTCGGCTTGCGGACGTGGCAAGAGTGCACGGTGCCGGGCCTTGGCGGGCATTTATTCGCATCACGCTGCCGCTTGCCCTGCCATCGATGGCCTCAAGCCTGCTGCTGGCTTTTACATTGGCGATTGAAGAGTACGGCGTACCGGCTGCACTGGGCACACGCAGCGGCATTGAGGTGCTGACAACCGGTATAGAACAGCGGTTGGCGGATTGGCCAATCGACATGCCGGGCGCGGCGGGGCTTTCAGTGATACTGGTGGCGATCGCCTGCTGTGCCTACTGCGTACAGCGGGCAATCATCGGTGCAAGAAACGTTGAAACCACCTCGGGTAAGCCGACGGACGCCGTGCCTAAATCCTTGGGGCGCGGGCATTATCCGGTTATTGCATTGTTTGTTATGGTGACTACGGTGGCGGTTGCTTTGCCTCTGGCATCGATGTTGGCCACCGCTTTTACCCGCACGCTTTCAGGTGGACTTTCGGTGGGCAATTTTACCCTGCGCCATTTCGAGGCGCTGTTCGACGTTCAAGGTGACGCCTTGGGGGCGTTGGGCACCAGCCTCAGTTTGGCGCTATTTACCGCATTAATCGTTGGCATTGTAGGATTGCTGGCAGCATGGTTGGTTGTGGCTCAGCGGGTGCGCTTTGCCGCCTGCATTGATGCACTGTCGCTGTTTCCTGCCGCGCTGCCGGGCATTGTGGTTGGCGTAGGGCTGATTTTGGCCTGGAACCGCAGCTTCTGGCCGATAACGCCTTACAATACTTGGGGAATTTTACTGCTTGCCTACTGCTGCCTGTTGTTGCCGTATCCGGTACGCTACGTCAGTGCAGCCATCAAGCAGATTGGCGAAAATCTTGACGCGGCCGCCAGAGTCCATGGTGCCAGTGCGGCGCAGGCGCTGAGGCTGATTATGCTGCCACTGGTTTGGCCAAGTCTGCTGGCGGCGATGATGATGGTGTTTGCCGTTGCCTCACGTGAGCTGGTGACTTCGCTGCTGTTGGCTCCTGCTGGGGTGCAAACGGTGTCGGTGTTTGTCTGGCGGCAGTTTGAGCAGGGTTCGGTTGGCGACGGCATGGCAATGGCCAGTCTGGCCGTGATATTAACGCTGACAGTCATGCTGTTTGCAGTAAGGTTGCAGAACCGACAGGTGCATTAG
- a CDS encoding SDR family NAD(P)-dependent oxidoreductase produces MTEHKRIALITGANQGVGLQVAKELAAQGITVLLGSRNLERGETAAKEIGAIALQIDVTEGASIAAAADRIRREFGRLDLLVNNAAISKHGRENVDFENFASINSASNVSIDEVRAIWETNVFGVLSVYQAMLPLLRLSCDARIVNVSSGVGSLALNADPSFPYRNIYSPGYSASKTALNGITLAMMIELEEEGIKVNLVSPGFTKTALNNFQGTATIEDGSREVVRVALLGPDGPSGTFTRWDSTTIPW; encoded by the coding sequence ATGACTGAACATAAACGCATTGCCCTGATTACCGGCGCTAACCAAGGCGTTGGCCTGCAAGTCGCCAAAGAACTGGCGGCACAGGGCATCACCGTATTACTTGGCTCAAGAAACCTCGAACGCGGTGAGACCGCAGCAAAAGAGATCGGTGCTATAGCCTTGCAGATCGACGTAACAGAGGGTGCGTCTATTGCCGCCGCCGCTGACCGAATTCGCCGTGAATTCGGTCGCCTGGACCTGCTGGTCAATAACGCCGCTATTTCGAAGCATGGGAGAGAGAATGTCGACTTCGAAAACTTCGCCAGTATCAACAGCGCCAGCAATGTTTCAATCGATGAGGTCCGCGCCATTTGGGAGACCAACGTCTTCGGAGTGCTCAGTGTATATCAGGCAATGCTGCCGCTTTTGCGCCTCTCTTGCGATGCTCGCATAGTCAATGTTTCCAGCGGCGTGGGGTCTTTAGCATTAAACGCCGATCCAAGTTTCCCCTATCGCAATATTTACAGCCCAGGTTATTCCGCCTCTAAAACGGCACTTAACGGCATCACGCTGGCGATGATGATTGAACTTGAGGAGGAGGGCATCAAAGTTAATCTGGTCTCTCCTGGTTTTACCAAAACGGCGCTGAACAATTTTCAGGGTACCGCAACCATTGAAGACGGCTCCCGTGAAGTGGTGCGCGTCGCCTTGCTCGGTCCAGACGGCCCCAGCGGCACCTTCACCCGCTGGGACAGCACCACCATTCCCTGGTAA
- the xdhB gene encoding xanthine dehydrogenase molybdopterin binding subunit, translating to MSKLPSVASQAEMAALFRAGLSSGAGKSMKHESADKHVSGEAIYIDDRLEFPNQLHLAPRISDVAHAEILRIDVEPCYTIPGVVRVITAADVPGELDIAPLTHGDPLLAKDRIEYYGQVILVVAANTQEAARQAAAAAVIEYRELDAVLSVKQALAEQFFVEEPHQHKRGDSAAALAAAQNRLQGELEIGGQEHFYLETQIASVMPGEDGAMLVYSSTQHPTEVQKLVASVLGLPMHKVVVDMRRMGGGFGGKETQAAGTACLAALAAHLTGRPVKMRLSRQDDMMITGKRHPFYVTYDVGYSAQGQIRGIEIKLAGNCGYSLDLSGSIIDRAMFHADNAYYLGDATITGYRCKTHTASNTAYRGFGGPQGMVAIEHIIDHIARELGLDPLWVRKINYYGTEDRNITHYFQTVEQNLLHEMTASLEESADYAARREAVKQFNLHSPYLKKGLALTPVKFGISFTASFLNQAGALVLVYTDGSIQLNHGGTEMGQGLNTKVAQVVAEVFQVPLSTIQITATDTGKVPNTSPTAASSGADLNGKAAQNAAEIIKGRLIEMLKRLHDASTAEVSFSNGQVRVKDQYFSFQQVVQQAWLNQVPLSSTGFYKTPKIFYDRSKAAGHPFYYFSYGAACSEVLIDTLTGEYRLLRADILHDVGDSLNPAIDIGQVEGGFVQGMGWLTTEELVWNGKGRLETSGPASYKIPAIADVPQDLRVKLVENRKNPEDTVFHSKAVGEPPFMLGISVWSAIKDAIASVADYRIHPQLDAPATPERVLRGVTLLQEALCAPTIG from the coding sequence ATGTCTAAATTACCCTCAGTTGCTTCACAGGCAGAGATGGCCGCACTGTTTCGCGCCGGTTTGTCCAGCGGTGCGGGCAAAAGCATGAAACACGAAAGCGCCGATAAACACGTCAGCGGCGAAGCCATATATATTGACGACAGGCTCGAGTTCCCCAACCAGTTACACCTGGCTCCACGCATCAGCGACGTGGCACACGCCGAGATTTTACGTATCGATGTAGAGCCTTGCTATACCATTCCCGGCGTGGTGAGAGTGATCACCGCGGCCGACGTACCGGGTGAGTTGGACATTGCACCGCTGACGCACGGCGATCCGCTGCTGGCTAAAGACCGCATCGAATATTACGGCCAGGTGATTCTGGTCGTTGCGGCAAATACCCAGGAAGCAGCACGGCAGGCGGCAGCGGCGGCGGTGATTGAGTATCGTGAACTCGACGCCGTACTCAGCGTGAAACAGGCGCTTGCCGAGCAATTCTTCGTTGAAGAGCCGCATCAGCACAAGCGTGGTGACTCTGCCGCGGCGCTGGCTGCGGCACAAAACCGGCTTCAGGGAGAGCTGGAAATTGGCGGTCAGGAACACTTTTATCTTGAAACGCAGATAGCTTCAGTAATGCCAGGCGAAGATGGAGCAATGCTGGTCTACAGCTCGACCCAACATCCAACCGAAGTGCAGAAACTGGTGGCCTCGGTGTTAGGCCTGCCGATGCACAAAGTGGTGGTGGACATGCGGCGGATGGGCGGGGGTTTTGGCGGCAAAGAGACGCAGGCAGCGGGCACGGCCTGTTTGGCGGCGCTGGCGGCACATCTCACCGGCAGGCCGGTTAAAATGCGCCTGTCTCGACAGGACGACATGATGATCACCGGTAAGCGTCATCCGTTTTATGTCACTTATGACGTCGGCTACTCCGCACAGGGCCAGATCCGCGGCATTGAGATAAAACTTGCGGGAAATTGCGGCTATTCGCTTGATTTATCAGGTTCGATTATCGACCGCGCCATGTTCCATGCCGATAATGCCTACTATTTGGGGGATGCGACCATAACGGGCTATCGCTGCAAAACGCACACTGCTTCAAACACTGCCTACCGCGGATTTGGCGGGCCGCAGGGTATGGTGGCCATCGAGCACATAATTGACCATATTGCCCGTGAGCTTGGCCTCGACCCGTTATGGGTGCGCAAAATCAACTACTACGGCACCGAAGACCGCAATATCACGCATTATTTTCAGACGGTTGAGCAAAATTTACTGCATGAGATGACCGCCAGTCTGGAAGAGAGTGCTGACTATGCGGCCCGTCGTGAGGCGGTTAAACAGTTTAACCTGCACAGTCCATACCTCAAGAAAGGACTCGCGCTGACGCCGGTCAAATTTGGGATTTCGTTTACCGCCAGCTTCCTTAATCAGGCCGGTGCGCTGGTGCTGGTGTATACCGACGGCAGTATTCAGCTCAACCACGGCGGCACAGAAATGGGGCAAGGACTGAACACTAAAGTCGCTCAGGTGGTGGCCGAGGTATTTCAGGTACCGCTTTCAACCATTCAGATCACTGCCACAGACACCGGAAAAGTGCCCAACACGTCGCCAACGGCCGCCTCATCAGGGGCTGACTTAAACGGCAAAGCGGCGCAAAACGCGGCCGAAATTATCAAGGGACGATTAATTGAGATGCTAAAGCGCCTCCACGACGCTAGTACGGCGGAGGTTAGTTTCAGCAACGGTCAAGTACGGGTAAAAGATCAGTATTTCAGCTTTCAGCAGGTGGTGCAGCAGGCATGGCTTAATCAGGTTCCGCTCTCAAGCACCGGTTTCTACAAAACGCCAAAGATTTTCTATGACCGCAGCAAGGCCGCTGGGCATCCTTTTTACTATTTCTCCTACGGCGCGGCCTGCTCCGAGGTGTTAATAGATACGCTAACCGGCGAATATCGGCTGCTGCGTGCCGATATTCTGCACGACGTGGGGGATTCGCTAAATCCGGCCATCGACATCGGTCAGGTTGAAGGCGGTTTTGTGCAGGGCATGGGCTGGTTAACCACGGAAGAGCTGGTGTGGAACGGCAAAGGGCGATTAGAAACCAGCGGGCCTGCGAGCTATAAAATTCCGGCGATTGCCGACGTGCCGCAGGACCTCAGAGTCAAGTTGGTCGAAAATCGCAAAAATCCCGAGGACACCGTTTTTCATTCCAAGGCCGTGGGTGAGCCGCCGTTTATGTTAGGCATTTCGGTGTGGTCTGCCATCAAAGACGCCATCGCCAGCGTGGCTGATTATCGAATCCATCCCCAGCTTGACGCGCCGGCTACGCCAGAGCGCGTATTGCGCGGCGTCACGTTATTGCAGGAGGCGCTATGCGCACCGACGATTGGATAA
- the xdhA gene encoding xanthine dehydrogenase small subunit produces MIQFLLNDHLQQEAALPPDTTVLQYLRREAGRCGTKEGCASGDCGACTVVIAEPQGDALRYTPVNACLTFISALQGKQLITVEDLKHQGQLHNVQQAMADNHASQCGFCTPGFVMSVFALQKNLSAAKRGVKREHILQALSGNLCRCTGYRPIVEAAFEACERQPVDQFDRAEKVTLQRLQAIAPSAGQTIRHHEDLNLLPSTVEELAAAYLANPEAKLVAGGTDLALEITQRHRRLTQLITLSHIPAMKTAFIDGEQIIIGAAATLSDCMGLLESEFPDFGALLERFASQQIRNQGTFGGNIANASPIGDGGPVLLALGASLRLRRGSQQRTLPLAQFYQGYKQTALQAGEFIEQILIPRVEADSTRTLKVYKVSKRLDDDISAVCGAFHIEVNHGVVTHAFIAYGGMAAVAKRAEHCEKLLIGQPWQAATVERACQALTHDYQPISDFRASQEYRMQVAKNLLRRCLIETTSTDTLMRVTQYV; encoded by the coding sequence ATGATCCAATTTTTATTAAATGACCATTTGCAACAAGAAGCCGCTCTGCCGCCAGACACGACGGTTTTGCAATATCTGCGCCGTGAAGCAGGCCGTTGTGGCACCAAAGAAGGCTGTGCCTCGGGTGACTGTGGTGCCTGCACGGTGGTTATTGCTGAGCCGCAGGGCGATGCACTGCGCTATACGCCGGTTAATGCCTGCCTGACGTTCATTTCAGCCTTGCAGGGCAAACAGTTAATTACTGTTGAAGACCTCAAGCATCAAGGGCAGTTGCACAACGTGCAGCAGGCAATGGCGGATAATCACGCCTCCCAGTGCGGCTTTTGTACGCCAGGATTTGTAATGTCGGTATTTGCACTGCAAAAAAACCTCTCGGCCGCCAAGCGCGGGGTCAAGCGTGAACATATTCTGCAGGCGCTTTCAGGCAATCTTTGCCGCTGTACCGGTTATCGACCGATTGTTGAAGCTGCATTTGAAGCCTGTGAGCGTCAACCTGTCGATCAGTTCGACCGGGCTGAGAAAGTCACTTTACAACGCCTGCAGGCCATTGCCCCCTCCGCGGGTCAAACGATTCGCCACCACGAAGACCTTAACCTGCTACCTTCTACCGTTGAGGAACTGGCGGCTGCCTATCTGGCAAACCCTGAGGCAAAACTGGTGGCCGGAGGGACTGATTTGGCACTTGAGATCACCCAGCGCCACCGGCGGCTGACGCAGCTTATTACGCTCAGCCATATTCCTGCGATGAAAACCGCCTTCATCGACGGCGAGCAGATTATTATCGGCGCCGCCGCAACGTTAAGTGATTGCATGGGGCTGCTCGAGAGCGAATTCCCAGATTTCGGTGCACTGCTTGAACGCTTTGCCTCGCAGCAGATCCGTAATCAAGGCACCTTCGGCGGTAATATTGCCAACGCTTCGCCTATTGGTGATGGCGGCCCCGTACTTCTGGCGCTGGGCGCCTCTTTGCGCCTGCGTCGCGGTTCTCAGCAGCGAACTCTGCCGCTGGCGCAGTTTTATCAGGGTTATAAGCAGACGGCACTGCAAGCGGGAGAGTTTATTGAACAAATCCTTATTCCCCGCGTCGAGGCCGATTCAACACGCACGCTGAAAGTGTATAAGGTGTCCAAACGCCTGGATGACGATATTTCGGCTGTGTGCGGCGCGTTTCATATTGAGGTTAATCACGGTGTAGTGACTCACGCATTTATCGCCTACGGCGGCATGGCTGCAGTGGCCAAAAGGGCAGAGCACTGTGAAAAACTGCTGATCGGTCAACCGTGGCAGGCCGCCACCGTGGAGCGTGCCTGTCAGGCGCTGACTCATGACTATCAGCCGATCAGTGACTTCCGCGCCAGTCAAGAGTACCGCATGCAGGTGGCAAAAAATCTGCTGCGCCGCTGCCTGATTGAAACCACTTCAACCGATACGCTGATGCGGGTGACACAATATGTCTAA
- the guaD gene encoding guanine deaminase: MSQTITRAIRGNFFDFSQIVETPAEVESQARYIEDGMMFLNSGKIVWVGSREEGERRLAQNPSAVPLDDYRDKLIIPGFIDTHIHYPQTEMIGAYGEQLLEWLSNYTFPTEAQYHDIDYARRMSAFFIDQLLNNGTTTAMVFGTVHPQSVDALFTKAAALNMRLIAGKVMMDKNAPESVLETPEQSERDTRTLIERWHNHKRLSYALTPRFVPTSSPQLLEKVRAIKADYPDIYLQTHLSENADEISWVKSLYPEHQRYLDVYHHYNLTGSRCIFAHCLHLHEEEWDCLSDTDSSIAFCPTSNLFLGSGLFNLQASWQKKVRLGVGTDVGAGTTFNMLQTLSEAYKVGQLQKYRLSAFEAFYHATLGGARALHLDDKIGNFDAGKEADLVVLDPGATALQQLRSGNSKTLAERLFVLMTLGDDRNIYRTLVDGKVVYQREK; this comes from the coding sequence ATGAGCCAGACGATTACCCGCGCCATTCGTGGAAACTTTTTTGATTTCAGCCAGATAGTCGAGACCCCCGCCGAGGTCGAGAGCCAAGCCCGTTATATTGAAGACGGGATGATGTTCCTCAATAGTGGAAAAATCGTCTGGGTTGGCAGTCGTGAAGAGGGCGAGCGACGTCTGGCACAAAATCCGTCTGCAGTGCCTTTAGACGATTATCGCGACAAACTGATAATACCCGGTTTTATCGATACCCATATTCATTATCCACAAACTGAAATGATTGGCGCCTACGGTGAGCAACTGCTCGAGTGGTTGAGCAACTACACCTTTCCGACCGAAGCACAATATCACGATATAGACTACGCCAGACGCATGTCGGCATTCTTCATCGATCAGTTGCTTAACAACGGCACCACCACCGCAATGGTGTTTGGCACAGTACATCCGCAGTCGGTGGATGCGCTGTTCACCAAGGCGGCGGCGCTGAATATGCGTCTGATTGCCGGTAAGGTAATGATGGATAAAAATGCGCCGGAGTCAGTGCTCGAAACGCCAGAGCAGAGCGAACGCGACACCCGTACGCTGATTGAGCGTTGGCACAATCATAAACGGCTGAGCTACGCACTAACGCCGCGCTTTGTGCCAACCTCTTCGCCACAGCTGCTCGAAAAGGTGCGCGCTATTAAAGCGGACTATCCCGATATTTATCTGCAAACCCATCTCAGTGAAAATGCTGACGAAATTTCCTGGGTCAAGTCACTTTACCCCGAGCATCAGCGCTATCTCGATGTTTATCACCACTACAACCTTACCGGTTCGCGCTGCATTTTTGCTCACTGCCTGCATCTACACGAAGAAGAGTGGGACTGCCTCAGCGACACCGACTCGAGCATTGCTTTTTGTCCGACCTCAAACCTGTTCCTCGGCAGCGGCCTGTTTAACTTGCAGGCGTCGTGGCAGAAAAAAGTGCGTCTCGGCGTGGGGACCGACGTTGGGGCGGGGACCACGTTTAATATGCTGCAAACCCTGAGTGAGGCCTACAAAGTCGGTCAACTGCAAAAGTATCGTCTGTCGGCGTTTGAGGCGTTTTACCACGCCACGCTGGGCGGCGCTCGGGCGCTGCATCTTGATGATAAAATTGGCAACTTCGATGCCGGTAAAGAGGCGGATCTCGTGGTGCTGGACCCGGGGGCAACGGCTTTACAGCAGTTGCGCAGCGGCAACAGCAAAACGTTGGCCGAGAGGTTGTTTGTGCTGATGACGCTGGGTGATGACCGCAACATCTATCGCACACTGGTTGACGGCAAAGTGGTCTATCAGCGAGAAAAATAA
- the xdhC gene encoding xanthine dehydrogenase accessory protein XdhC: MRTDDWIIQLSQLQQRRESCVMITLIEHQGSTPRNSGCKMLVTAEGQYFTLGGGNLEFQASAIAREMLSNGAQESRVERFNLGARLGQCCGGVATVLFEPLCQQQPQVVVYGAGHVGRALISILSMLPCRITWIDSRACEFPEHVDPQITCIVDESPAETVQQMAANSYFMVLTHDHQLDLALSEKILKRNDFNYFGLIGSETKRKRFDYRLQGKGISEDALAKMRCPVGLPDVKGKLPAEIAVAIAGEFIAAYSGF, translated from the coding sequence ATGCGCACCGACGATTGGATAATCCAGCTCAGCCAACTGCAGCAACGTAGAGAGTCCTGCGTAATGATAACCCTGATTGAGCATCAGGGTTCTACGCCGCGCAACAGCGGATGCAAAATGTTGGTCACCGCCGAAGGGCAGTATTTCACCCTCGGTGGGGGAAACCTCGAGTTTCAGGCCTCGGCCATCGCCCGCGAAATGTTAAGCAACGGCGCACAGGAGAGCCGCGTGGAGCGATTCAATCTGGGTGCGCGTCTCGGACAATGCTGCGGCGGTGTTGCCACCGTGCTGTTTGAGCCGCTGTGCCAGCAGCAGCCACAGGTAGTCGTTTACGGCGCCGGTCACGTAGGCCGCGCCCTGATTAGTATTCTGTCGATGCTGCCGTGCCGTATTACTTGGATTGACTCGCGGGCCTGCGAATTTCCTGAGCACGTAGACCCGCAAATTACCTGTATTGTTGACGAAAGTCCGGCAGAAACCGTGCAGCAGATGGCCGCCAACAGCTATTTTATGGTGTTAACCCACGACCACCAGCTGGATCTGGCGCTAAGTGAGAAGATCCTCAAGCGCAACGATTTTAACTATTTTGGCCTGATCGGCTCTGAAACCAAGCGAAAAAGGTTTGATTATCGACTGCAAGGTAAAGGAATTAGCGAAGACGCATTGGCAAAAATGCGTTGTCCCGTGGGGCTTCCAGATGTAAAAGGCAAACTCCCGGCTGAGATTGCTGTGGCGATCGCCGGTGAGTTTATCGCCGCCTATTCCGGCTTTTGA